The Candidatus Eisenbacteria bacterium genome segment CGAGGTGCACGACTACACAAAGATGCTCGCCGAGGCGCGGGAACAGGCGTTGGACCGGATGACCGCCGAGTCGAAACGGCTCGGCGCCGACGCGGTGTTGCAGATGCGCTTCATGACCTCGTCGGTCATGCAGGGGGCGGCGGAGATCGTCGCCTACGGCACGGCGGTCCGTCTTCGCAAGATCGACTGAGACAACCCCTCCGTCCCGTCCGGGGCGGTTCACTCGGAGGAAACATGAAAGGCGCGCTTCTTCTTCTCGGAACGCTCGCTGCGCTGCTGCCCGGCGCGGCGCTTGCCGTGCTCACCGTCGATCTCGGAGATCCGACCACGCACGAGTGGACGGTGACCTACCGCTTCGAGGCGAGCGGCGTCGGTAAAACCTCCATGGACGTGCTCCCCTACGATTACGACGAAATGGAGATCCTGGACACCGCGCCGGAGAAGGGAGGGGGACAGCTCAAATACGAGGCGATCAACGAAGGGGAGGCGAAGAAGCCCAAGTTCCGAATCCTGCTCCCCAATCCTCTCGGCCCCAACGAGCGGATGAAATTTCGCGTGGTGGCGCGCATGAAGGATCCGGAGGCGTATTTTCTGGACGTGGCCAAACTCAACTTTCTCTATTCGACAGGACACGAGATCAACGTGACGCTTCCCGAGGGATACCTGCCGATCTACACCAACGAGGCGATGGAGCTGAAGTGGGAGAAGAACCGCGTGGTGCTCTCCAGCGCCGGGGGAGTACTCCGGCCCGTCG includes the following:
- a CDS encoding YbjQ family protein, translating into MMVSTLESAPGYEIVEVLGLVRGSTVRARHLGHDVLAKLRNLVGGEVHDYTKMLAEAREQALDRMTAESKRLGADAVLQMRFMTSSVMQGAAEIVAYGTAVRLRKID